Part of the Olsenella profusa DSM 13989 genome, AGGAGAGGGTACGCTTGGCCACCTTCTGCACCGCCATGATGACGAGCGGGATGAGCGGCACGAACGCCAGCAGCACGAGCGCCGCGGGCCATGCCGCAGGCACGAGGGTCAGGATGGCCACGAACAGCGTCAGCGGGACCACAAGCGCATGGAACAGCTGCGGCAGGTACTGGCCGAAGTAGGTCTCCAGCTGCTCGCACCCCTCCACGGAGAGCTGCACGACCTCGGCCGTGGCAACCTGCTTGGTGTAGTCGGGCCCCAGGCGCAGGAGCTTCTCGTAGATCCGGTGGCGCAGCTCGCGCTTGACGTCCGCCGATGCCGCGAAGCCCTCGCGCAAGGCGGCGCGCGTGGAGAGCACCTTTGCCACGAGGGCGATGGCGCCAACCACGAGCACGCGCACGAGGTTCACCGCATGGGTGGTGCTTATGTCACTCGCGCCCACAACGGCGAAAAGCGCCGAGGCCACCACCCACACCAGCAGGACGTCCGAGAGCAGGCCCACCCACTGCGCAGCCACCGTGAGCATCACGTGGCGCAGGGCGCCGGGCACCAGATCAAACAGTCGTTTCCTCAGCATAGGGCCTCCATCGGGGAGCCGTGCCGCCAGGACGGATGGCCCCGCGCAGCCTGCAGGCGAATCCCCGTACGTGTTCGAACCTCTCAAGCATACCTAAAACGGGTTCGACGCACCTGAATGAAGGAATGGGGCTTTCGCTGCTTTGCCGGCTTTGATGGGACGTGGACATGCGCATACTGGATACGCTGTCCCCCAGGGCATCGTCCCCCAGGGCATCGCGCACCCGCACAACCGACCATCAGAGGAGGCCCCATGGGCAACGAGGGCAAGAAGGTCAAGGTCCACTACACCGGCACGCTGGACGATGGCACCACGTTCGACTCGTCGCGGGACCGTGGCGAGCCGCTGGAGTTCACCTGCATGGCCGGCCAGATGATCAAGGGCTTTGACGCCGCCGTGCGTGATATGGCCGTAGGCGACAAGGTGACCGTGCACCTGGAGCCCAGCGAGGCCTATGGCGAACATCGCGAGGAGCTGGTGCAGGAGTTCCCCGTGAGCCGCGTGCCACGGGAGATGCGTGGCGTCACGGTCGGCGACAAGCTCATGCTGCGGTCCTCCCAGGGTCAGCCCGTGCCCGTGAGGGTGGCAAGGGTCACGCCCAAGGAGCTCTACCTGGACATGAACCACGAGATGGCCGGCAAGGCACTCAACTTCGAGATCGAGCTGCTCGAAGTGGAGGGGTAGCCAACGCGCTTTTGGAAGGGCAGGGTGGCATGGCGGTCTCGTCATACAAGGCGAAGCAGCTCATCGTCATGAGGCGCGACCTCAGGATGCGCAAAGGCAAGATCGCCGCCCAGGCGGGCCATGCCTGCGTGGAGGCCGTGCTCATGGCGTTGGTGCACGAGGGACGTCGTGGCGAGCTGTGCGTGGACGCGGGTGGCCGGGTGTACCTGGACGATCCCCGCAAGCGCCACACGGCGCTCTACGACTGGTTCGACGCGGGCGTAGCCAAGGTGTGCGTGTACGTCGACTCGGAGGAGGAGCTGCTCGACATCGCGAACCAGGGTCGCGAGCGGGGCTTTCTCGTCTCGCTCGTCCGCGATGCTGGCCTCACGGAGTTCCATGGGGAGCCCACCTACACCTGCCTGGCCTTCGAGCCGCTGCGCGCCGAGGACATCGACCCCATCACCGGCGACCTCCCCCTGTACTAGGAACGCCAGAACCAAGAGAGCCCGGATGGACGAGTCGTTCGCAATCCTCTCCCCCACCACTGCGAGTCGTATGCAAATTATCGGGCTCTAACTGTACATATGAATCTATCAATAACTTATCTACCAGCACTTTTATAAAATCAGAGTCGTGCGTATTTGCATACGACTCCAAACGCGCGAGCGAGAAAATGCGAACGACTCAGGTGGGGCTCACATGGGGCCCAAGCTCAGGCGGAGAGGGACCCCACCAGACGGTTCAGCTCGTCCTCTTGGCCCATGCCCGTGAGGAACGCCACCCCATTGAAGGTGGGCACATCGTACTCCTCGTCGGGCTTGACCACGGAGACGAACGCGTCGGCGCCATCGAGCGCACCGGGCAGGCTCTCCAGCGCGACGGCATCCACCTGTGCGGACACGCCACGGTCATCCAGAAGCCTCTGGAGCTTGCTCGCCACGGCGTGCGAGGTTGCGATACCAGCGCCACACGCGACGACGACTCTCGCTGCCATACCACCCTCCATCCAGCGAACCACACGAACGTCTTGGAGTATACCCGGCCTCCCGACCCGGCCGGCCACCTCGCACGGAATGGAAACAGGCCGTCAGACGCCCGCACACGGCGGCGCCCGTCCCCTACGACGCCATGGCCTGGCCCGTGGGCGTGGAGCGCACCACGAGGTCCGCTGCCGCGTCTGGCG contains:
- a CDS encoding PTS sugar transporter subunit IIB — translated: MAARVVVACGAGIATSHAVASKLQRLLDDRGVSAQVDAVALESLPGALDGADAFVSVVKPDEEYDVPTFNGVAFLTGMGQEDELNRLVGSLSA
- the pth2 gene encoding aminoacyl-tRNA hydrolase, translating into MAVSSYKAKQLIVMRRDLRMRKGKIAAQAGHACVEAVLMALVHEGRRGELCVDAGGRVYLDDPRKRHTALYDWFDAGVAKVCVYVDSEEELLDIANQGRERGFLVSLVRDAGLTEFHGEPTYTCLAFEPLRAEDIDPITGDLPLY
- a CDS encoding FKBP-type peptidyl-prolyl cis-trans isomerase, with the translated sequence MGNEGKKVKVHYTGTLDDGTTFDSSRDRGEPLEFTCMAGQMIKGFDAAVRDMAVGDKVTVHLEPSEAYGEHREELVQEFPVSRVPREMRGVTVGDKLMLRSSQGQPVPVRVARVTPKELYLDMNHEMAGKALNFEIELLEVEG